A segment of the Chitinivorax sp. PXF-14 genome:
CGATCCAGCACCTGGCTGGTATGAAGGACTCGAAGATCATCGTCGCGATCAACAAGGACGAAGAAGCACCGATCTTCCAGGTTGCCGATTATGGCCTGGTGGGTGATCTGTTCACGGTCGTACCGGAACTGATCGCCGAGCTGTCGAAGTAAGTTATGTGCATGGATGGGCGCGCGACCCCACACGCCGCCCAACCTGCCGACAACAAGAATAAAAGGAAGGCACAGGCAGCATTGCGGACGTTACGCAGGCCTGTGCCTTTTTTACGTCTTACGTAGCCCGGCCAAGGTGCCGCGCGGTGGTCGCGCTGAGGCAACCACCGGAGACACGCGGCATCCGGGTTACAGGAATCTAGATACTCAAATCGGAGAGAAGCATGCCCTATAGCGCCCCCCTGAAGGACCAGCAGTTTGTCCTCAACGAAATCGCCGGCCTGGCCGATGTACTGGCCCTGCCTGGTAACGAGGAAACCAGCATCGAGCTGGTGGAAGCGATCCTGGAAGAAGCGAACAAGTTCGCATCCGACATTCTGGCTCCGCTCAACAAGGCGGGCGACAAGGGGCACAAGTTCAACGCTGGCGTCGTGACGACGGTCGAAGGCTTCAAGGATGCCTATCACCAGTTCCGCGACGCGGGCTGGGTGGGCATGCGCGCGCCGGCCGAATTCGGCGGCCAGGGCCTGCCGGCACTGGTGACGATGGCAACCGAAGAAATGTGGTGTGGTTCGAACCTCGCCTTCTCGCTGTGCCCGCTGCTGACGTTGGGTGCGATCGAGGCGATCCACCATCATGCTTCGGATGAGATCAAGGCAACCTATCTGCCCAAGATGTCGAGCGGCGAATGGCCGGGCACGATGAACCTGACCGAGCCGCAAGCCGGCTCCGACCTGGCGCAGGTGCGCTCCAAGGCCGTGCCGCAGGCTGACGGCACCTACCTGATCTCCGGCCAGAAGATTTTCATCACCTGGGGTGAGCACGATATGGCGGACAACATCGTTCACCTGGTGCTGGCCCGTCTGCCCGATGCGCCGGCTGGCGTGAAGGGTATTTCGCTGTTCGTCGTGCCGAAGTTCATGGTCAACGCCGACGGCAGCCTGGGCAAGCGCAACGACGCCTTCTGCGTGTCGATCGAACACAAGCTGGGTATCCATGGCAGCCCGACTGCGGTGATGAGTTACGGTGACAACGGCGGTGCCGTCGGCTACCTCGTGGGCGAGGCCAACAAGGGCCTGGCCTATATGTTCACGATGATGAACCATGCCCGTCTCGGCGTGGGCGTCGAAGGCTTGGCGATCTCCGAGCGTTCCTACCAGAAGGCCGTGGCTTACGCCAAGGAGCGTCTGCAGTCGCGCGAACTCGGTTCGCCCGATCCGGCTGCGGCGGCCATCATTCGCCACCCGGACGTACGCCGCATGCTGATGACGATGCGTGCCTACATCGAGGGCATGCGCGCTCTGGCCTATTTCGGTGGCGCCGCGCTGGACAAGGCGGCTAACGCTGGCGACGCTGGCGAGCGCCAGAAGAACCAGTACCTGATCAACTTCCTGATCCCGATTATCAAGGGCTGGAACACTGAAGTCGCCAACCTCGTGACTTCGCTCGGCGTTCAGGTGCACGGCGGCATGGGCTTCATCGAGGAAACCGGCGCGGCCCAGCACATGCGCGATGCCCGCATCACCGCGATTTACGAAGGCACCACCGGCATCCACGGCATGGACCTGATCGGCCGCAAGCTGGCGAGCGAGAAGGGCGCAACCTGCAATGCCCTGCTGGCCGAGATCGAGAAGACGATCGGCGCGCTGGCCGGTGTCGAAGGTGCCGAGTTCGCCGCGATCAAGCGTGGTCTGGAGCAGGCTGCCAAGGCCGCCAAGGAGTCCGCCGCCTACATCCTGGCGAACTTCGACGCCGAACCGAAGAAGGCTGCTGCCGGCTCGGTGCCGTTCCTGATGCTGATGGGCGTGACGCTCGGCAGCTGGCTGCTGGCCAAGTCTGCTCTGATCGCCAAGGGCAAGCTGGCGGCGGGCGAGGGCGACGCCGAGTTCTTCAAGGCCAAGATCATCACCGCGCGCTTCTTCGCCGACCATATCGCGTGCCAGGCGCTGAGCTACGGCTACGAGATACTGAATGGCGCGGACAGCACGCTGGAACTTGCTGACGAACTGTTCTGAGCCGTCCCTGTCTCATCGAAAAGCCCGCGCTTTGGCGCGGGTTTTTTGTTTGGCGAGTCGCGTATTGATTCACACATGATGGCCATCGCCGGTCATCCATTTGCGCTATGCCGCATTAAGTAAGGTGCGGGTCATCGGCGATGAGCCGCTCGGCCCGCGCGGTTGGCGGGGCTCAGGAAATCATCAAGTCTGTTGGGTAGGAAACTATGAACAAGCAGTGGGGATGGCTGGTGCTGGCGGCCAGTGTGGCGCTGGCGGGATGCGGCGAGGACAAGAACGGCCCGGTGTATCAACGCAAGCAGATCTTCAAGCAGATGCTGAAGACCCGCGAAGCCTTGCAGGGCATGCTCAACGAGCGCACCAGCTACAATGCCGCGCGTTTTCTCGAGATGTCGCGCGAGCTCGATGCCAGCACCCAGCAGCCATGGCCCTTGTTCACCGAGTTGCACGAAGGGGACAAGACGCATGCCAAGGCCGAGGTGTGGGCCGACCCCCAGACCTTCAAGGCGGCACAGGACACGATGATGTCGGCGACGCAGGCGCTCGTCACGGCCGCGACCAGCAAGCCGAGCGACAAGGGGCAGCTGCGTGCGCCGTTCAACCGCGTCGAGCAGTCGTGCAAGCAGTGCCACGACCGTTTCAGGATCGATTGAGGCCCGGCATCGCCGGTGCCAACGAAAGCTAGCCTAGCTGCAGGGCCGCCGTCAGCCCCTGGGCCGTCGATGTCAGGATGAGGCGGCCTTGGTGCAGCGCCATGATCCGTTCCACGATCGATAGCCCCAGGCCGCTGCCGCTTGCGGTGACGTCGCTGCCACGGAAGAAGCGCGCGGTCGCCTGGCCGAGCTCGGCCTGATCCATGCCGGGCCCCGTATCGCTGACGGCGATGCGGCCGGGGGCCAGCGTGATCGTGACCTGCCCGCCCGGCGGCGTATAGCGGACGGCATTGTCGACCAGGTTGCGCAGCGCAATGGCCAGCAACATGGGGTCGACCGCTGCGCTGGCGGCCTCGTCGCCGTTGAGTTCGAGCTCGATCTGGCGGTCGATGGCCTGCTGCGCGATGTCGCCGACCACGCTCGCGGCGATCGGGTACAGGGGGTGTGGGCTGGGAGCCGCCATGGTCGTCTCGTCCAGCCTGGCCAGCAGCAGCAGCTGTTCGAGCAGCCTGGTTGCTCGGTCCACGCCCCGAATGACCTTGTCTAGCGTTTCGCGTAGCGGCGCGGTATCGGCCTGGGCCCGTGCCACCTCGGCCTGCGTGCGCAGGGCGGCGAGCGGGGTGCGCAGCTCGTGCGCGGCATTGGCGGTAAAACGGCGCTCGTTTTCGAGTGCCGCACCGATGCGCGACAACAGGGTGTTGAGTGCCGTCATCAGCGGCTGCACTTCGGCCGGTGCGGCCGAGGCGTCGACCGGCGTCAGGTCGTTGGGGCCGCGCGCCGCGACCGCGGTCGATACACCGGCCAGCGGCAGCAGCGCCTGCCTGACCGAAAGCCACACCAGCAGCCCGATCAACGGCAGACCGAGCAGAACGGGCACGAATTGCGACAGCAGAATCTTGCCGGCAAGCTCTCGCCGGATCGACTCCGACTGCCCGGCGATGTAGCGGTTGCCATGCCCGTCTTCGAGGCAGTAGCTGCGCCAGGCGTGTTTGTCGAGCTGCAGCTTGTTGTAGCGATTGCAGCGCGGCGGAATGGGCAGCGGAGATGGCCCGATCAGCAGCAGGGGGTCGGCGCGGCCAGGGGCATAAATGGTCAGCGCGATCTTGCGCTCGTACTCGTGATGACGGCCAAGGTTGCTGTATTCGTATTCGTGGTCTTCATGCTGGCCTTCGCTTTCGGCGTGCAGTGCCAGGGCCGTGCGGGCTGTCTGGGCCAGTTGCGCATCGAGCAGTTCGTCGATTTCGTGTCGCGCGTTCAGATACAGCGCCACTGCCAGCAGCAGGCCGCCCAGGCCCAGCGCGGTGACCAGCGCCACGGTCAGGCGGCGCCGCAGTGAGTGCGGCGGGGTTGGGCGGGCCGTGGTCATGACTTGGGCTTGGGCACCAGGTAGCCCACACCGCGAATGGTGCGTATCAGTTCGGTACCGAGTTTCTTGCGCAGGTGATGGACGTGGACTTCCACGGCATTGCTGTCGACATCTTCGCTCCAGCCGTACAGGGCAGTTTCGAGTTGCGCGCGCGACTGCACCTGGCCCCGGTGCTCTAGCAGGTGGCTCAGCAGCGCGAATTCCCGGGGGGAAAGCTCAACCGGTGCGCCGTTGCGCTGCACGGTGTGCTCGGCCGGATCGATGCTCAGCTCGCCGTGCTCGATCAGCGACGCCGGGCGCCCGTGGCCGCGCCGGATCAGCGCGCGCAGCCGGGCGGCCAGCTCGTCGAGCGCAAACGGCTTGACCAGGTAGTCGTCGGCGCCGGCATCGAGCCCGCGTACCCTGTCCGCCACCGTGTCGCGCGCGGTCAGCAGCAGGACCGGCGTACTGTCGCCGGCCGCACGGCGTTTCTTCAGCAGGCTCAGGCCGTCCTGCCGCGGCAGGTTGATGTCGAGCACGACGGCATCGAAGTGATCGGTATTGAGGGCCGACTCCGCCGCGATGCCGTCCCGCAGCCAGTCCACGGTATGGCCCGCCTGTTTCAGGCCAGCCATGATGCCATCGCCCAGCAGGGCGTCGTCTTCGATCAACAGGATGCGCATGGCGGAAGTTTACTCCACCTCTTCCGCGCGTTTGCGGCCGGTCACCATCGATATGATCAGGTTTTCGCGGTGGCGCAGGCTCTCGATGATCGCCGCCGAAACGTGGATGACGATCATGCCGAGCATGCCGTCTGCGATCAGGCCATGCAGATCGGTGAGCCAGTCCTCGCCGAAGAAAGCGTCGGTAGTGGCGAGCCAGCCGGTGAAGCCGAGCAGCAGCATGCCGCCCATCAGCGCCAGAATCATCATCGCCGCCGCCGGATTGTGGCCCAGATAGCGTGGCGCCTTGCCCCGCTTCAGGCTGCGCAGGTAATCGAGCAGGCGGGCGGGGGCGGGGACGAAATCGGCAAAACGCGCATGCCGGCTGCCGATGAAGCCCCACAGCACGCGGAACGCCACGAGCCCGAGCGCCACGTAGCCGACCATGCGGTGCGTGTATTTGCCTTCTTCGGTGAAGGCCATATTGAGCAGGAAGCAGGTGGCGAGCGACCAGTGGAACAGTCGTACCAGCGGGTCCCAGACTTTGACATGCTGCATGTGCTTACTCCCGTCGGATGGCCGGGATGGGGCATCCCGGCCGATTGGCCATCAGCCGCCGATTTCCTGCTTCACGATCGAGCCGTCGACCGGGTTGAAATACACCTCGGCCTTCTTGCCTTCCTTGTTCCAGCCGTAGATTTCGTAGCAGTTGCCGGTCACCTTGAATTTCTTGACCTTGTAGCCCTGTTCGTCGATTTTCTTTTTCATCGCGTCCTGGGTCATCCACTTGTCCTTGGGCTCCTTGGTGCATTCCGGGCTGGCAAAGGCGGTCGAGGTGGCTGCGAGCAGGGCGGCGGTCAGCAACAGGCGTTTCATGGTGAGGGCTCCTTGAGGGGGATGGGAACAAGCGATGTGCTTGTCTGCCCATGCATTCCAACACGCGAGCCTTAAATCCCGCTTAACGCGGTGTGGACCGGCTGTGGGCGCCTTGGGGGGCGATATGCCGGTCGCTCGCCCGGGAGAGAGGTGTGATCACCCAAGAGGCAATGGGGTATTGGCGGACACCCATGATGGGGCGCTGTCTGGCTGCACAAAAGAAAATGGGGTGAGCCATGCTCACCCCATTTGTCATCCCGCCAGTCGGGTAAGGAGATCCCCTTGCGGCAATCTCCTCCCCTCAGAACCGGACATGCAAGTTTCCCCGCATCCGGCTCAAGCCTCTAACCAAGCCATCTCTCGGTGAAGAGACAGCCGGCAGCACCCTCATGCGGCGTGCGCATGGTGGAGTTCCCGGTGGCAATTGGGGTGCAGTAGCACCAGATTATCCAGCCGATTACTACCCCCATCCGTGGTACAGACAAGGTGGTGGACATCCAGTGATTCCCACGAGGTAAACAACTGGCGGCAAACCGGACAATTGCCGTTTTGCCTTGCCAATAGCGTCGCCAAACGACGGCGATGCGACACTGACGCCAGCATGCGGGCGGTAGCCCGCACCTCGAAGTAATGCTCCCATTGCCGATCAAAAGGCGTGGCTTCCGCCTTGATCTTGGTATGACGCCGAATGGCGTTATCACTGGCGTAAACCAGAGAGCACCATTGGTGTTTCCCATCGGCATCGATGCGATCAGTTGCAAAGGTCCATTCACGTTGGGCGATCCGATGGAAGTAACGCTGCTTGATCCATCGCTTACTCTTGGTTGAATGGCGTCGACTGGCCCAGCGCCACAGACAACGATAAATCTCACTGTCCACCCGAGCAAAGGTTTCGCTCGCCACCTGACTGCGGTGATAATTCGCCCAGCCCCGGATCACAGGATTGAGCAGGTGGATCAGGTCAGTTTGTGTTGCCTGTTTATTGGATCGGATGATCGAGCGGACACGGGTCAAGAACGCTTTCGCATTCTTCTTCGATGGTTTCACCAACAACTTGCCGTCGAATTTCCGCACAGTCCAACCCAACAAATCAAATCCAGCCTCAACATGGGTGATACGCGTCTTTTCCATCGATAGCGTCAACCCGCGTTCCGCCAGAAAACGCGTTACGACAGTCAAAACTTGCTGCTCCAGCAATTCTTTCGAACGGCCAGTGATGATGAAATCGTCCGCATATCGCACCAGATTGATCTGATGCCGTCGCCCTTTGGCTGAGTCTTTAGGTCCAAATTCGGCTTGCATGGCCGCCTCCAGCCCATCCAGCGCCATGTTAGCGAGGGTGGGGGAGATGATGCCGCCTTGGGGCGTGCCAGCGGTCGTTTGCTGAAACGCACCAAATTCGATCACACCCGCCTTGAGCCACTTACGTAGCACCTCCCGATCCATGGGGATGTGTGTCAGTAGCCAATGATGGTCGCTGTGATCGAAACAGCCTTGAATGTCGGCCTCCAGAACCCACACCGGAGAAAACGATCGTGACAGTGAAATATGACACTGAATAATCGCGTCCACAGTGGCCCGTTCGCGTCGAAAGCCATAGGAATTGCCATCGGCCAAGGTTTCCGCCACCGGTTCCAAAGCCAGCAGATACAGCGCCTGCATGGCTCGGTCCAGCATAGTCGGAATCCCTAACGGTCGGCGCTTGCCATTGGCTTTGGGGATGTACACCCGCCGCAATGGTTTGGGGCGATAGCCCCGTCGTGTCAACCGTTCGATGGCACACCATTTCGCCGTAGGCGTAGACCAGATTTCTCCGTCCACACCTGGCGTGCGTTTACCGCGGTTCTCCGTGACGCGCTTGACTGCTAATGCGCGCCCGCCGAACGACCGGACCAACCAACGTTGCAGGGTCAAAACCCTGTGCCATTGACCGGCCCGTGCTGCCTTGGCGATTCGTAACTGCATCCCTCGGACATTCCGGTGCACACGGTACCAATCGATCTGGTGCCATGCTATTGGAACGTCGGAGAACGCAGATTCCACTGATTCCAGTGAAACGCTAGTCATGCAATCCTCCTGATAGACAGATTTGACCCATTCAGGAGAAAGCATGCCCCTTGCGGGGTGGCTTTCACCCCGATTGGGACAGTAGGTTGAATGGCGAAAACCGTTAAGCTTGCGCCTTCATAGAGGGTAAACAGGTCTGCTCGCCAGGAGAGACCAGATGGACGTCAGCCCGCTTTCGCGTGAGGTAGAACCCCCTATCCGAACCATTACAGCTCGGCGTTCGCTTCTTCCATCCTCCTATTCCCGCACCGTCAACAGTGTTCCTTGCGGTTCACCTGCCACGAGGGTAACGATACGGGCTTGCCGTGTTCCATTGATGCGACACGAATGGGGTAGGCCCTGTCATTCCGCCGGTGGTACCACATCAGCGTGTCCCGAATGTAAAGCGAGACAACTTGACCACGTGCCTATTTGGCTCAAGCCTATCAACTGCGTTTGGCTTGTTCCCGATAACGACGTTTATCGACAGTTCACTTGCGTTGACCATACCATCCAGCCTAGCCCCTTAACCGCCTTGCAGTTGGCAGCATCCCAGTCAGCCTCTCACGAGGACGACCAGCCCGAAACTTCCAGGGGGTACATTGTCAGGGTGCTTCAGACCAATCCGTTACCGGAAAAGCCCTACCCCTAGGCTACCACTGGCTGAACAGTGGGTTCCCTGCCACACGGACTGTTTGTGTGGTGGAACAATCACATCAACAGCTTACGCCACTTGGGCTTTGCTGCAGCAAACGACAACAGAATGACGATGCCAGAGTGGCATCCCGAGGGGACAACTGGGTAGGTTGCTACGGGGTGAGTGGGCGCCCGGTAGGGCGCCCTATTAACAGGGGCAATGAGCAAATAAGCTGCCACACCACCCGACGAGTCGGATGCCGATGGCATTGCAAATATGCTATCGCACATCAGATCGTCTGCTGATTTCTACTCCTTCAACTCTCGCAATGAGAGCCTAACCCATTGAAACCAATGGATTAAAGTGGTGCTAGGCCAGCGGACCTAAGCGACTCACGTCGCACTTACATGTTCGGGTAGTTCGGGCCGCCGCCGCCTTCGGGCACCGTCCAGTTGATATTCTGGGTCGGGTCCTTGATGTCACAGGTCTTGCAGTGCACGCAGTTCTGCGCGTTGATCTGCAGGCGCGGCGCATCAGCGCCTTCCTTGACGATCTCGTATACGCCAGCCGGGCAGTAGCGCTGCTCGGGTGCGTCATACTTGGCGAGGTTGATCTTGATCGGCACGCCGGCGTCCTTGAGACGCAGGTGGATGGGCTGATCCTCTGTATGGTTGGTGTTGGAGATGAACACCGACGAGAGCTTGTCGAAGCTGATCTTGCCATCCGGCTTCGGATACTCGATCTTCGGCATTTCGCTGGCGGGGCGCAGGCACTCGTTATCCGCCTTGGTGTGGTGGAAGGTCCACGGTAGCTTGACGCCGAGGCAGTGCATCCACATGTCGAAGCCGCCATACAGAGTGCCGCCCCACATGCCGAACTTGCTCAAGCCAGGCTTCACGTTGCGGACCTTGAACAGGTCGTCGTACACCCAGGACTTCTTGTAGGCATCGATATAGGGCGTCAGCTCGTCGTGGCCGTTGCGGCCCTGATTGACGACTGCATCGTAAGCCGCTTCGGCGGCCAGCATGCCGGTCTTCATCGCATTGTGGCTACCCTTGATGCGCGGCACATTGACGAAGCCCGCCGAACAGCCGATCAATGCGCCACCCGGGAAGGTCAGCTTGGGCACCGATTGCAGGCCGCCTTCGTTGATCGCGCGTGCGCCGTAGGAGATGCGCTTGCCGCCTTCGAAGAAGCTGCGGATCGCCGGATGCGTCTTGAAGCGCTGGAATTCGTCGTAGGGCGAAAGATGCGGGTTTTCGTAGTTGAGGTGAACCACGAAGCCAACCGCAACCTGGTTGTTTTCCAGGTGGTAGAGAAAGGAGCCGCCGCCGGTTTCGCTGCCCAGCGGCCAGCCCTGCGAGTGCATGACGAGGCCGGGCTTGTGCTTGGCCGGGTCGATTTCCCACAGCTCCTTGAGACCGATACCGAATTTCTGCGGATCGACGCCATCGCGCAGATTGAACTTGGCCTGGATTTCCTTGGCCAGCGAGCCGCGCACGCCCTCGCCGATGAAGGTGTACTTGGCGTGCAGCTCCATGCCGGGCGCGTAGTCGCTCTTGTGCTCGCCATCGCGGCCGATGCCCATGTCGCCGGTGGCGACCCCCTTGACCGAGCCGTCTTCGTGGTAGAGCACTTCAGCGGCGGCGAAGCCCGGATAGATTTCCACGCCGAGGTTTTCGGCCTGGGCCGCGAGCCAGCGGCAGACGTTGCCGAGACTGACGATGTAATTACCGTGGTTGTTCAGCAACGGCGGCATCAGCTTTTCCGGGAAGCGCTTGGCGCCAGTCTCGGTCAGGAACAGGAACTGGTCCTCGACGACGGGCGTATTGAGCGGCGCGCCGAGCTCTTTCCAGTTAGGGAACAGCTCGTTCATGGCGATCGGGTCCATCACCGCACCGGACAGGATGTGCGCGCCGACTTCGGAGCCCTTTTCCAGCACGCACACGCTGATTTCCTTGCCGTTCTGTTCCGCCAGCTGCTTGAGTCGAATCGCGGCGGAGAGGCCTGCGGGGCCGGCGCCAACGATTACGACGTCGTATTCCATAAATTCGCGTTCCACTTTACTTTCCCTCTCTCGTCTGCCTGAGTGCGACTCAGTTGCCCAAGCTCGGCGCCGCGTGCCGGCACGGTATGTATCCAATCGAAACCGGGCTAATGATGCTATGAATTGGTTGGCAAGTCAAAAAACGCCAAGCAAACGCTTGTTTAAGCAAAGTTCTTGGCGCGCCCCAGCGCGCCTAGAACTTGCTTACGTCGCCGCTCTTGGCGACGGAGCAGCCCCATTCCGGGAAATCACTGAGACGAGCACGGCGCGCCTAGAACTTGCTTACGTCGCCGCTCTTGGCGACGGAGCAGCCCCATTCCGGGAAATCATTGAGACGAGCACGGCGCGCCTGGAACTTGCTTACGTCGCCGCTCTTGCCAGGGGGTTCAATCCACCACGAACAGCGTCGCACCGACTGGCGTACTTGAGCGGTGCGGCTCGGCGTTGTCGGCTACCTGATAGCTCATGCCGGGGGTCAGCACGAACTGCCGCCCGTCTGCGAGCTCGGTATGCAACTCGCCGGCCAGGCACAGCAGGATGTGACCTTTGCGGCACCAGTGGTCGGCCAGGTAGCCGGGCGAGTACTCGACCATGCGCACGCGCAGCTCGCCGAACTGGCAGGTACGCCACAGTGCATGGCCGGTTTCGCCCGCGTGCCGTGTCGGCTCGATCTGGCGCCAGTCGGTCGTGCCAAATGGCAGGTTGTCGATGTTCATCGTTGTAGGCTCAAACCTGGTTGCGCGGCTCGCCCGCGAAGAAGGCTTCGATATTGCCGATCAACTGTTCGGCTAGGTCGGCCATGGCGCCGCTGCCTTCCCACGCGCAATGCGGGGTGACGATCAGGTTGGGCAGGCGCAGATCGAGCAGCGGGTTGCCTCGGCACGGCGGCTCCTCGCTCAGCACGTCGAGCCCGGCGCCGCCGATCCGGCCCTGTTGCAGCGCCTGGGCCAGCGCCGCCTCGTCGATCAGGCTGCCGCGCGCGGTATTGATGATGATCGTGTGGGGCTGCATCAGCGCGAACTCGCGGTGCGACAGCGTGTGATGTGTCTCGGCCATGGCCGGCAGGTGCAGTGAAATCACGTCGGCACAGCGCAGCACCTCGACAAAAGGCAGGTAGCCCGTGCGCGCGGCCTGCGTGCCCTTGCGCTCGGCGTAGACAATGTTCATTCCCAGCGCCCGGCACAGCGTGGCGAGCCCCTCCCCGAGCGAGCCGCGCCCGAGTATCCCCAGTGTTGCGCCATGCAGATCGCGCACCGGTCGGTTGAACAGGCAGAACTGGTCGGCGGCCTGCCAGGCGCCCGCTTCGAGGTCGCTGCGCCAGCCAAGCAGGCTGCGCGACAAGGCCAAGATCAGCATCAGCGCGTGCTCGGGCACGGTGTGCCTGGCATAGCCCTGGATATTGCAGACGGTCACGCCAAGCTCGCGACAGGCATCCAGATCGATCTGGTTGACGCCGGTGGCGGCGACGGCGATCAGCTTGAGCTCGGGCAGGCGGGCGAGCATCTCGCGCCTGATCGGCACCTTGTTGGTGATGGTGACGCTAGCGCCTTGCAGCCGTGCCACCACGTCGTCGGCGCGGGTGTTGGGGAAGTCGAGCCATTCATGAGGCAGGGTAGGGGCGCGTAGCGTGACAGGCAGGCTGTCGCGATCGAGAAACACGATGCGGGATGCTTGAGTCATGACATATTCCGGCGGGTGATTGCTACCGATTATAGTCGTGGCCGGCAGGCTTGGGCTTTCGGCCCGGCGTCCACGGCTTCAGGTTTCGTGCATCGAAAATTGGTGTAGCATACCGACACGCTTGGGAAGGAGATCAATTCGTATGTTGCAGGGAAAACGTGTCTGGATCACGGGCGCATCGAGCGGAATCGGTGCTGCGACTGCCCTGATGCTGGCCAGTACCGGCGCCGAGGTCGTGCTGTCGGCTCGCCGCGAGAATCTGCTCGATGACCTGGCCGAGGCGATGAAGGCGGCCGGCGGCCACCCTGTCATCAAGCCGGTGGATGTCTCCGACCGCGAGGCCATGGACGAACTGGGGCGCGAGCTCAAGGCCATGGGCGGGGTCGATGTGCTGATCAACAACGCGGGAGTGATGACCCTGTCGCCGATGCACATCGCGCGCGTCGACGAGTGGGACCGCATGATCGACATCAATCTCAAGGGCGCGCTGTACGCGATTGCGGCGGTGCTGCCGGGCATGAAGGAGCGCAAGAACGGCCACATCGTCAACCTGAGCTCGGTTGCCGCGAAGGTGACTTTCGCCTCGGCCGCCGTGTTCTGCGCGAGCAAGGCCGCGTTGCGTGCGGTATCCGACACGCTGCGCAAAGAGGCGCTGCACTACGGCGTGCGCGTGACCGACATCCAGCCGGGTGCGGTGAATACCGAATTGCCCAAGAGCCTGCGCCAGGACCCGCTGCGCATGGACGTGACGTCCAAGGGCGGGGTATGGGCGCCGGACCGCGAAATCCTGCGTCCCGACGATATCGCCAGCGCCATCATGT
Coding sequences within it:
- a CDS encoding electron transfer flavoprotein-ubiquinone oxidoreductase — its product is MEREFMEYDVVIVGAGPAGLSAAIRLKQLAEQNGKEISVCVLEKGSEVGAHILSGAVMDPIAMNELFPNWKELGAPLNTPVVEDQFLFLTETGAKRFPEKLMPPLLNNHGNYIVSLGNVCRWLAAQAENLGVEIYPGFAAAEVLYHEDGSVKGVATGDMGIGRDGEHKSDYAPGMELHAKYTFIGEGVRGSLAKEIQAKFNLRDGVDPQKFGIGLKELWEIDPAKHKPGLVMHSQGWPLGSETGGGSFLYHLENNQVAVGFVVHLNYENPHLSPYDEFQRFKTHPAIRSFFEGGKRISYGARAINEGGLQSVPKLTFPGGALIGCSAGFVNVPRIKGSHNAMKTGMLAAEAAYDAVVNQGRNGHDELTPYIDAYKKSWVYDDLFKVRNVKPGLSKFGMWGGTLYGGFDMWMHCLGVKLPWTFHHTKADNECLRPASEMPKIEYPKPDGKISFDKLSSVFISNTNHTEDQPIHLRLKDAGVPIKINLAKYDAPEQRYCPAGVYEIVKEGADAPRLQINAQNCVHCKTCDIKDPTQNINWTVPEGGGGPNYPNM
- a CDS encoding DHCW motif cupin fold protein; protein product: MNIDNLPFGTTDWRQIEPTRHAGETGHALWRTCQFGELRVRMVEYSPGYLADHWCRKGHILLCLAGELHTELADGRQFVLTPGMSYQVADNAEPHRSSTPVGATLFVVD
- a CDS encoding D-2-hydroxyacid dehydrogenase, which encodes MTQASRIVFLDRDSLPVTLRAPTLPHEWLDFPNTRADDVVARLQGASVTITNKVPIRREMLARLPELKLIAVAATGVNQIDLDACRELGVTVCNIQGYARHTVPEHALMLILALSRSLLGWRSDLEAGAWQAADQFCLFNRPVRDLHGATLGILGRGSLGEGLATLCRALGMNIVYAERKGTQAARTGYLPFVEVLRCADVISLHLPAMAETHHTLSHREFALMQPHTIIINTARGSLIDEAALAQALQQGRIGGAGLDVLSEEPPCRGNPLLDLRLPNLIVTPHCAWEGSGAMADLAEQLIGNIEAFFAGEPRNQV
- a CDS encoding SDR family oxidoreductase: MLQGKRVWITGASSGIGAATALMLASTGAEVVLSARRENLLDDLAEAMKAAGGHPVIKPVDVSDREAMDELGRELKAMGGVDVLINNAGVMTLSPMHIARVDEWDRMIDINLKGALYAIAAVLPGMKERKNGHIVNLSSVAAKVTFASAAVFCASKAALRAVSDTLRKEALHYGVRVTDIQPGAVNTELPKSLRQDPLRMDVTSKGGVWAPDREILRPDDIASAIMFVINQPDHVDVSEVTIRPRMQEH